One window of Triticum dicoccoides isolate Atlit2015 ecotype Zavitan chromosome 5A, WEW_v2.0, whole genome shotgun sequence genomic DNA carries:
- the LOC119302110 gene encoding uncharacterized protein LOC119302110 isoform X1, producing MGAARRGLLLDQWRGIQEDEEAYDDRGDPSAANHRRRRLNQAKEQWFSHCFDFLESLPKEEHIWCGYADIMGPFLEMFHGYFDEQENSLVRTIWSRISQELGICTQCVCEHHQAQESFDTECRSGSIDPLQKVLRHLDEERVTKHLEKINAMIQLKEYDPSCHGAEVVCIMFEVLMYPVLLDDQSLANQFQKFIETIDESYEVSLSTNQQYPGVYALLFFKSGKARAIGLRLSRSMGKLRKAVDLEPLQPLLQKYINFLDAEVLPSTPEFSRPRVQLQRADVWLGFKSLLGFLEAPAFEDGILEKYPIFLNIVLNHVSDDGFDLSCAVSCLKASFEMLGCKLWLRTTLSPSVIRNTLLGQCFHTRDEKSHKEIFDLFIPFLQSLEALQDGEHEKQRRNILYFLLHQVTRSSNFSALMRKNATKIALLIVQRGYTMNPPCPASECAHMWGPSLICSLNDTSLHSSLRQPAFDLINILIVSDASALISFKLKYESATKGDSSNSVMFVEDEDELPFADDTAEKEYSCWSDFRALNKLTFRGCKDWTCVPLLWYLVMVQLEPSKLPMAFSKAVFWALSHISILEPGLAMDLSVPVNDWLSSHAGEVSSTFSWQVPNGADDGGGGKDCINTLKVSKFGTLLLRIFKRFAIRVIMQIEQCGLQKQWTWEPMMAESLILALVDPNDNVRQAGRAVMEHVSQARGLTPGLQFLCSSASSLSAVFVGLRYAVQLVERQSLLADFHSLHHLFFVICKLVKEDIAQQPSIPQPTKPSEGGFLRQPFSNVPITPPEHAVDIISWEKFSTLLSATLWPLISACLIKGDELINTKQCQISCVRVLELLPLVYNRVNSYCAEPFSMTTMVPDPSDMTWLFHLINWGKSSLLVISRHWKQCMLSLFKILKGSHGDTIQRSIEDLGDTISHDVIDMDALKGRISNLNLAVFKKVPTKSVETIPSLIRHTDQERHTGRDNLETMKPSHASDTEHIILLSDSEENLPTDDVIGEEVLSSVKENDGFTASDLLKNPSVQTMPVEDKHVSLKQQTHSDISASSRPVSTESRGTRAASKGLGGTKMPSVPANKNSTSHLPNKVKSSVSATTQPSRPNLSSDVCKFKSIFRDISDDEDDPLEHALDNYRRPQIRVTKSAILIPKRQIVQLQLPSERRQSSGRPDTSFRRFSPPKLDSWFKNILEMDYFAIVGLSSSETVKKPALKQIPVCFDSQAQYIEIFQPLVIEEFKAQLQNAYVETPPEDMMCGSISILSVERVDEFLVVRGRAENTVCVKSKGCIENDLILLTKDPLKSSGQQVHVLGKVDRRESDKNKALIIVIKFYLSNEIPRLNKVKRLLVERSKWFLNRVLSMTPQLREFSALSSLNDIPVLPVILNPVSCTATNHESFKVYLDKLARPLRKVLKSSYNDSQLQAVSIAIGSASSKTKCDLSLIQGPPGTGKTKTIVAIVSALLSLHADNSYNLPRNESLASAEFTKPRTKISQTAAVARAWQDAALAKQQIKDSQRENPRTERLSKGILSRGRALICAQSNAAVDELVSRLSKGLYDTEGKLYRPYIVRVGNAKTVHPNSIPFFIDTLVEQRLSDELKINDESKISSDGESSGSLRARLEKVVDRIRYYESRRKLVEGDKTETGSSVPDEDEMDEVSDEAIGAKLNILYTQKRAVSSELATAHAREKKIADENKSLKHKVRKSILGEAEIVVTTLSGCGGDIYGVCSETASAKKYGNFSEQALFDVVVIDEAAQALEPATLIPLQLLKSKGTKCIMVGDPKQLPATVMSGLASKFLYECSMFERLQRAGYPVIMLTKQYRMHPDISRFPSLHFYENKLLDGAQKAEKSAPFHDHSCLGPYMFFDIADGRERAGTSAAAQSLSNQFEADAALEILSFLKNRYPADFSCRKIGIITPYRSQLSLLRSRFTSFFGPEIVAEMEINTVDGFQGREVDILVLSTVRASNSSGDRHHTGEARSIGFVADVRRMNVALTRARFSLWIVGNARTLQTNSHWASLLQNAKERNMLISVQKPYSLIFQNVHGTTHSHLKQQKGNEKADMTNSRTVDAQLHKEHVRHADSATEKKGKSLREDQAKQASHWDQKTRKTEGSTLRKFSQENEATTQNDDMRATKGSLKQDIDQDSVIRKQGAEKKSVQNVNQLELAKRLATGDPHDGSRVRRQRELNRPVSENADMETDKALFKHGPSENPKVRLHNNDKKAASQNNDMGTIKGSSKHDSVVKSVAKQDDGSSSAQHREMQNLIQKAKGARKFSETPRFSNSNKEGSLLKHDAVLELANRNSGIGPPTIPDMKKNKVKGARKFTEQPRSGNSNQVDPSVSSHFDGTSSHIRDLTTSQAAKQTVTSQKDQIAARKRQREDVESLLSSALISSKKPKKKQK from the exons ATGGGGGCGGCGCGGCGGGGCCTGCTGCTCGACCAGTGGCGCGGGAtccaggaggacgaggaggcgtACGACGACCGCGGCGACCCTTCCGCGGCcaaccatcgccgccgccgcctcaaccAGGCCAAGGAGCAGTG GTTTTCACATTGTTTTGATTTTCTAGAAAGTTTGCCAAAAGAAGAGCATATTTGGTGTGGATATGCTGATATTATGGGACCTTTTTTAGAAATGTTCCATGGTTACTTTGATGAGCAGGAAAACTCACTCGTTAGAACAATATGGTCACGGATTTCTCAAGAACTGGGCATTTGTACACAGTGTGTGTGTGAACACCACCAGGCACAGGAATCTTTTGATACTGAATGTCGGTCAGGTAGTATTGACCCCCTCCAGAAAGTATTACGGCATCTTGATGAAGAGAGGGTTACGAAGCACCTAGAGAAGATAAATGCAATGATTCAGCTTAAGGAATATGACCCTTCCTGTCATGGTGCAGAAGTTGTTTGCATAATGTTCGAA GTTTTGATGTATCCTGTTCTATTAGATGACCAATCACTGGCTAATCAGTTCCAGAAGTTCATTGAAACAATTGATGAATCATATGAAGTGAGCCTTTCAACTAATCAGCAATATCCT GGTGTTTACGCATTACTTTTCTTCAAAAGTGGTAAAGCTCGGGCTATTGGTCTTCGCTTATCCCGATCCATGGGTAAATTAAG GAAAGCGGTTGACCTGGAACCGCTGCAACCCTTACTGCAAAAGTACATCAATTTCCTGGATGCTGAAGTTCTTCCATCTACTCCAGAATTTTCAAGGCCCAGGGTGCAGCTCCAAAGGGCTGATGTTTGGCTTGGATTTAAATCACT CCTTGGATTTCTCGAGGCACCTGCTTTTGAAGATGGAATCTTGGAGAAATACCCTATCTTCCTGAATATTGTACTTAACCATGTCAGTGATGACGGATTCGATTTATCATGTGCTGTTAGTTGCCTCAAAGCatcatttgaaatgcttg GCTGCAAACTTTGGTTGAGAACAACGCTATCACCTAGTGTTATTCGGAACACATTATTGGGTCAGTGTTTTCACACTCGAGATGAGAAAAGTCACAAAGAAATATTCGATCTTTTCATCCCGTTTCTTCAG TCCCTTGAAGCTCTACAAGATGGCGAACATGAGAAGCAACGGAGGAATATTTTGTATTTTCTTCTTCATCAAGTAACTCGGAGTAGTAATTTCAGTGCACTGATGAGAAAAAATGCTACTAAG ATTGCTCTTCTTATTGTGCAAAGAGGCTACACAATGAACCCTCCTTGCCCAGCCTCGGAATGTGCCCATATGTG gggaccatctttgatatGCTCGTTAAATGATACATCCTTGCATAGTTCTCTGCGTCAACCTGCGTTTGATCTCATCAATATTCTCATAGTTTCTGATGCTTCTGCCTTGATTTCCTTTAAACTGAAGTATGAGTCTGCCACAAAGGGTGATTCAAGCAACTCTGTCATGTTTGTCGAGGACGAGGATGAATTGCCTTTTGCCGATGATACCGCGGAAAAGGAGTACAGCTGTTGGAGTGATTTCAGAGCTCTGAACAAGTTGACATTTAGGGGATGCAAGGATTGGACATGTGTCCCTTTGTTATGGTATCTGGTAATGGTTCAGTTGGAACCCTCTAAACTGCCTATGGCTTTTTCGAAAGCAGTGTTTTGGGCTCTATCTCATATTTCTATTTTGGAGCCTGGGTTAGCTATGGACTTGTCAGTGCCTGTAAATGATTGGTTATCGTCACATGCTGGAGAAGTCTCGTCAACATTTTCATGGCAAGTTCCAAATGGTGCTGATGATGGTGGAGGTGGGAAGGATTGCATCAATACTCTCAAGGTGTCAAAATTTGGTACCCTGTTATTGAGAATATTTAAAAG ATTTGCAATCCGTGTCATCATGCAAATTGAGCAATGTGGGCTTCAAAAGCAATGGACATGGGAACCAATGATGGCGGAAAGCTTGATTTTGGCACTAGTTGATCCCAATGAT AATGTGCGGCAAGCAGGGAGGGCTGTCATGGAACATGTATCCCAAGCACGGGGTTTGACTCCTGGGCTTCAATTTCTGTGCTCAAGTGCATCTTCACTGTCTGCTGTTTTCGTGGGTCTAAGATATGCAGTGCAGCTG GTGGAAAGGCAGTCACTTTTGGCAGATTTTCATAGTCTTCATCACTTGTTTTTTGTCATATGCAAATTAGTCAAGGAGGACATTGCTCAACAGCCTTCAATTCCACAGCCAACAAAACCTTCTGAAGGTGGTTTCTTGCGTCAACCATTTTCAAATGTACCAATTACCCCACCAGAACATGCTGTAGATATTATTTCCTGGGAGAAGTTCAGCACTTTGCTTTCAGCAACTCTCTGGCCTTTAATTTCCGCGTGCCTGATAAAGGGAGACGAGCTAATAAATACCAAACAATGTCAG ATATCATGTGTTCGAGTGCTTGAGTTGCTTCCCCTAGTCTACAACAGAGTCAACTCATATTGTGCTGAGCCATTCAGTATGACGACAATGGTTCCAGACCCTAGTGATATGACATGGCTTTTTCACTTGATTAACTGGGGGAAATCATCTCTGCTTGTGATCAGCAGACACTGGAAACAGTGCATGCTATCTTTATTTAAAATATTAAAGGGTTCACATGGTGACACCATTCAACGCTCCATTGAAGATCTTGGTGATACCATTTCACACG ATGTAATTGATATGGATGCACTTAAAGGGAGAATTTCTAATCTTAATCTTGCGGTGTTCAAGAAGGTGCCCACAAAATCAGTTGAAACCATCCCTTCTCTGATTAGGCACACAGATCAGGAGAGGCATACTGGTCGGGACAATCTTGAGACCATGAAGCCCTCTCACGCGTCAGACACCGAACACATAATTCTTCTTTCAGACAGTGAAGAAAATTTGCCTACAGATGATGTCATTGGTGAGGAGGTTTTGTCTTCAGTGAAGGAGAATGACGGATTTACTGCTTCAGATCTGTTAAAAAATCCCTCTGTACAAACAATGCCAGTTGAAGATAAACATGTGTCCTTAAAACAGCAGACACATAGTGATATTAGTGCCTCTTCAAGACCTGTATCGACGGAGAGTAGAGGCACACGTGCTGCCTCAAAAGGATTAGGTGGAACAAAAATGCCAAGTGTTCCAGCCAATAAAAATAGTACTTCCCATTTACCAAACAAGGTTAAATCATCTGTTAGCGCCACTACTCAACCATCCCGTCCAAATTTGTCATCGGATGTATGCAAATTTAAGTCAATTTTCAGAGATATATCTGATGATGAAGATGATCCCTTAGAGCATGCACTTGATAATTACAGAAGACCACAAATTCGTGTAACAAAGTCTGCCATATTAATTCCTAAAAGGCAAATAGTTCAACTTCAGTTGCCTTCTGAAAGGAGACAGTCTTCTGGCAGACCGGATACCAGTTTCCGACGTTTTAGTCCTCCTAAGCTGGACAGTTGGTTTAAGAATATATTGGAAATGGATTACTTTGCTATTGTTGGGCTATCTTCTTCCGAGACAGTAAAGAAACCTGCTTTAAAACAAATTCCTGTCTGCTTTGATTCACAAGCTCAATACATTGAGATCTTCCAGCCACTTGTTATAGAAGAGTTCAAAGCTCAGTTGCAGAATGCTTATGTTGAAACCCCTCCTGAAGATATGATGTGCGGCTCTATATCTATACTCTCAGTTGAAAGAGTTGATGAGTTTCTTGTTGTTCGTGGGCGTGCTGAGAACACAGTGTGTGTCAAATCTAAAGGGTGTATAGAGAATGATCTAATACTGCTTACCAAGGATCCACTGAAAAGCTCTGGACAGCAAGTCCATGTGCTTGGAAAG GTGGATCGGCGTGAGAGTGACAAAAATAAGGCTTTAATTATTGTAATAAAGTTCTACCTCTCGAATGAGATTCCACGTTTAAATAAAGTGAAACGGCTTCTTGTTGAAAGAAGTAAATGGTTCTTGAATCGGGTTTTGAGCATGACTCCTCAACTCCGAGAATTCAGTGCTCTCTCATCATTAAATGACATCCCAGTGCTTCCAGTAATCCTGAATCCTGTTTCATGTACTGCAACCAATCATGAATCTTTTAAAGTGTATCTTGATAAACTTGCACGCCCTCTGCGGAAAGTATTGAAGTCTTCATACAATGACAGCCAGCTCCAAGCTGTTAGTATTGCCATTGGGTCAGCAAGCTCGAAAACAAAATGTGATCTGTCTCTTATTCAGGGCCCTCCAG GTACAGGTAAAACAAAAACTATTGTTGCGATCGTGAGTGCATTGCTTTCTTTACATGCCGACAACTCTTACAATTTACCAAGAAATGAATCCCTGGCTAGTGCTGAATTTACCAAGCCAAGAACAAAGATTAGTCAAACTGCTGCAGTAGCTAGAGCTTGGCAGGATGCAGCCCTGGCTAAACAACAGATAAAGGATTCCCAGAGAGAAAACCCGAGGACAGAACGGCTTTCAAAAGGCATCCTTTCAAGAGGAAGGGCTCTAATATGTGCGCAGTCAAATGCGGCAGTTGATGAACTTGTGTCAAGACTCAGTAAAGGATTGTATGATACTGAAGGAAAGCTGTATAGACCTTATATAGTGAGGGTTGGTAATGCAAAGACAGTTCATCCTAATTCAATCCCTTTCTTTATTGACACACTTGTTGAACAAAGGTTGTCAGACGAGTTGAAGATTAATGATGAATCCAAAATTTCATCCGATGGCGAATCCTCCGGTTCACTTAGGGCTAGGTTGGAGAAGGTTGTAGACAGAATTAGATATTATGAGTCACGGCGAAAACTAGTGGAGGGTGATAAGACAGAAACTGGATCTTCTGTGCCCGATGaagatgagatggatgaagtttctGATGAAGCAATTGGTGCAAAGCTCAATATTTTATATACACAGAAAAGGGCAGTTTCTTCAGAACTTGCCACTGCTCATGCACGTGAAAAGAAAATAGCTGATGAAAACAAGTCTCTTAAGCACAAGGTAAGGAAGTCAATTCTCGGAGAAGCAGAGATTGTTGTGACAACGCTCAGTGGGTGTGGAGGTGATATTTACGGAGTTTGCTCGGAAACTGCTTCAGCTAAGAAATACGGGAATTTCTCTGAGCAAGCTTTGTTTGATGTTGTTGTTATCGATGAAGCTGCGCAG GCTCTTGAGCCTGCAACTTTGATTCCACTTCAGCTACTCAAGTCGAAAGGAACTAAGTGCATAATG GTTGGTGATCCGAAGCAGCTACCTGCTACCGTGATGTCTGGATTGGCTAGCAAGTTTCTCTATGAGTGCAGCATGTTTGAACGCCTACAAAGAGCTGGTTATCCAGTTATTATGCTCACTAAACAG TACCGAATGCATCCTGACATTAGCAGATTCCCGTCGTTGCATTTCTATGAAAACAAACTGCTGGATGGTGCTCAGAAGGCTGAGAAATCAGCTCCTTTCCATGATCACAGTTGTCTTGGTCCATACATGTTCTTTGATATTGCCGATGGTCGTGAGCGTGCTGGAACAAGTGCTGCTGCACAATCACTCTCTAATCAATTTGAAGCTGATGCAGCACTTGAAATACTGTCATTTTTAAAGAACAG ATATCCAGCAGATTTCTCCTGTAGAAAGATAGGGATCATAACTCCGTACAGGAGTCAACTCTCCTTGCTGCGTTCAAGGTTCACTTCTTTTTTTGGGCCTGAGATTGTTGCTGAGATGGAAATCAATACTGTGGATGGATTTCAAGGTCGGGAAGTTGACATCTTGGTGTTGTCAACTGTTAGAGCCTCCAACTCTTCAGGTGACAGGCATCACACTGGTGAAGCACGTAGCATTGGGTTTGTTGCAGATGTTAGGCGTATGAATGTTGCGCTAACACGCGCCAGGTTTTCTCTATGGATAGTTGGTAATGCAAGAACATTGCAGACCAATTCACACTGGGCTTCCTTATTACAGAATGCTAAAGAACGTAATATGCTCATCTCAGTTcagaagccctatagtctgatcttTCAAAATGTTCATGGTACTACCCATAGTCACCTTAAGCAGCAGAAGGGAAATGAAAAGGCTGATATGACAAACTCGCGGACAGTCGATGCACAACTCCATAAAGAACATGTGAGACATGCTGACAGTGCTACAGAAAAGAAAGGTAAAAGTTTACGTGAGGATCAGGCAAAACAAGCATCACACTGGGATCAAAAGACTCGTAAAACTGAAGGCTCCACCTTGAGAAAATTCAGTCAAGAAAATGAAGCGACAACGCAGAATGATGATATGAGAGCTACCAAGGGCTCATTGAAACAAGATATTGATCAGGATTCGGTGATAAGAAAGCAAGGGGCAGAAAAGAAGTCTGTGCAGAATGTAAATCAGCTGGAGCTTGCTAAAAGGTTGGCAACAGGGGATCCCCATGATGGCTCTCGTGTCCGAAGGCAAAGGGAATTGAATAGGCCTGTTAGCGAGAATGCTGATATGGAAACTGATAAGGCCTTATTTAAGCATGGTCCATCTGAGAATCCCAAGGTGAGATTACATAATAACGACAAAAAGGCTGCCAGCCAAAACAATGATATGGGAACCATCAAGGGTTCGTCAAAACATGATTCTGTTGTAAAATCAGTGGCCAAGCAGGATGATGGTTCTTCATCAGCACAACACCGTGAAATGCAGAATTTGATACAAAAGGCTAAAGGAGCAAGGAAGTTTTCTGAAACACCAAGGTTCAGTAATTCAAACAAAGAGGGTTCCTTGCTTAAACATGACGCAGTTTTGGAATTAGCAAATAGGAACAGTGGTATTGGTCCACCAACAATCCCTGATATGAAGAAAAATAAGGTCAAGGGGGCAAGAAAGTTTACTGAACAACCAAGATCTGGGAACTCGAATCAGGTGGATCCATCAGTTTCATCACATTTTGATGGAACAAGTAGCCATATACGGGACCTCACGACAAGCCAAGCTGCTAAGCAAACTGTAACTAGTCAAAAGGACCAAATTGCAGCGAGAAAGCGTCAAAGGGAGGACGTTGAATCTTTACTTTCCTCAGCTCTTATATCATCAAAGAAGCCTAAGAAGAAACAAAAATGA